In a genomic window of SAR324 cluster bacterium:
- the maf gene encoding septum formation protein Maf produces the protein MFHQHRLLCLASTSPRRKEFLERYGLQFECWKPLVDETPLPGESVENYVTRLAKDKATDASQHFPEAIILAGDTTVYHNHDIIGKPESRAQAIQMLHRLSGEIHVVYSAYAILDAKTGKCVEGLVQTMVKFRTLDDSCIESYVRTGDPMDKAGAYSLQGLGGFLVERIDGSYNNVIGFPVEEILPHLIQHEWLSCRIFPSVP, from the coding sequence ATGTTCCACCAACATCGTCTTCTTTGTCTAGCTTCGACCTCACCCCGTAGAAAAGAATTTCTGGAACGCTACGGGTTGCAATTTGAATGCTGGAAACCTCTGGTGGATGAAACACCTCTGCCTGGAGAATCCGTAGAAAATTATGTAACACGACTGGCTAAAGACAAAGCAACCGATGCGTCTCAGCATTTTCCCGAAGCCATTATTCTTGCCGGTGATACCACCGTTTATCATAACCATGACATCATTGGAAAACCAGAATCCAGAGCGCAGGCGATCCAGATGCTACATCGTTTGAGCGGTGAAATCCATGTGGTTTATTCAGCTTATGCGATCCTTGACGCTAAAACAGGAAAGTGTGTGGAAGGTCTTGTTCAGACCATGGTAAAATTCCGCACCCTGGATGATTCCTGCATTGAAAGCTATGTCAGAACCGGAGATCCGATGGACAAGGCGGGTGCTTATTCACTTCAGGGCTTAGGCGGTTTTCTGGTAGAACGCATTGACGGTTCCTATAACAATGTGATTGGCTTTCCTGTGGAAGAAATTCTGCCCCACCTCATTCAGCATGAATGGCTGTCTTGCAGAATTTTTCCGAGCGTGCCCTGA
- the mrdA gene encoding penicillin-binding protein 2 has product MNIDPLQAEEIQLFRNRAIVIGIIIALLFSLLASRLWFLQVLNGSRYAEFAKGNRIRLIPQAAPRGVLYDRNGVALAYNRPAYQLQLIREDTPDLELTLRNLSESLKIPYASLRKKVEEKQNQARFKPIILDEDLDHKRAVLVETYQEDFPGVSVVVQSRRYYPNNKIASHILGYVGIRDEKQEEKMPANKRTSGMFVGKSGVELVKNDTLIGTDGGKQIEVDHVGRELKILNRPVNPIPGEDAYLSIDIEMQQLVDDTMKGKSGAVIVMDLKSGELLAMGSFPGFNPNLFAAGISRRNWNRMINNPDNPLENKVIQGQYPPGSAFKVITAYAGLDQKVINEHSTYTCNGFYYIKGRQTPFKCWRWKLGGHGTVNLKDAIKGSCNVYFYHVAQELGIEKLHDYARKFKLGNTIGLRLPHEKEGIIPNEEWKLRMHGERWYAGETPPIGIGQGYLLVTPLQMMNVVNIIANNGIWIPPKLILDQENGPQPQSLEFNPNYLALIREGMEAAVNEVGGTARVARFSNFKIAGKTATVQVIGHTNMSKKLEESEEIEEIYQNHAWFIAFGPVEDPQIGVTVLVEHGGAGSSGAGPIARKIFEFYINHRYHQTASTPASPFKDRLQAAFNN; this is encoded by the coding sequence ATGAACATCGATCCGTTACAAGCTGAAGAAATTCAACTATTCCGTAATCGGGCCATTGTCATTGGAATCATCATTGCCCTGTTATTTTCATTGCTGGCCTCCAGACTATGGTTTCTTCAGGTACTCAATGGCAGTCGTTATGCAGAATTTGCCAAGGGTAACAGAATTCGATTGATCCCGCAGGCCGCTCCTCGTGGTGTGCTGTATGACCGCAACGGCGTAGCGCTGGCCTATAATCGTCCGGCATATCAGCTTCAGTTGATTCGTGAAGATACACCAGATCTGGAACTCACCTTGAGAAATCTGTCGGAATCCCTGAAAATTCCTTATGCGTCTCTCCGGAAAAAAGTAGAAGAAAAACAAAATCAGGCGCGTTTTAAACCCATCATTCTCGATGAAGATCTCGATCATAAACGAGCTGTCCTGGTAGAAACCTATCAGGAGGATTTTCCCGGTGTCAGTGTGGTGGTTCAATCGCGTCGCTATTATCCCAACAATAAAATCGCCTCTCATATTTTGGGCTATGTGGGAATTCGGGATGAAAAACAGGAAGAAAAGATGCCTGCCAATAAAAGAACCTCAGGAATGTTTGTCGGAAAATCCGGGGTGGAACTGGTTAAAAATGACACCTTGATCGGTACCGATGGCGGAAAGCAGATTGAGGTGGACCATGTCGGCCGTGAACTGAAGATTCTGAACCGTCCAGTCAATCCAATTCCCGGTGAAGATGCTTATTTGTCCATTGACATTGAAATGCAACAGCTTGTGGATGACACCATGAAAGGCAAAAGTGGCGCTGTCATTGTGATGGACCTGAAATCCGGTGAACTGCTTGCAATGGGCAGTTTTCCCGGATTCAATCCCAATTTATTCGCGGCTGGAATTTCACGCAGAAACTGGAACAGAATGATCAACAATCCGGATAATCCACTGGAAAACAAAGTCATCCAGGGACAATATCCTCCGGGTTCAGCATTCAAGGTGATTACCGCCTATGCCGGACTGGATCAGAAAGTGATCAATGAACACAGCACTTACACCTGTAATGGTTTTTACTACATCAAAGGCCGTCAGACTCCCTTCAAATGCTGGCGATGGAAACTCGGCGGACATGGCACCGTCAACCTCAAGGATGCGATCAAAGGTTCCTGCAACGTATATTTTTATCATGTAGCGCAAGAATTAGGGATTGAAAAATTGCATGATTATGCCCGGAAATTCAAATTGGGAAACACTATCGGACTCCGACTGCCACACGAAAAAGAAGGAATTATCCCCAATGAAGAATGGAAACTCCGGATGCATGGCGAACGTTGGTATGCGGGAGAGACGCCGCCGATTGGCATTGGCCAGGGATATTTGCTGGTAACTCCGTTGCAGATGATGAATGTGGTCAATATCATTGCCAACAATGGCATCTGGATTCCACCCAAGTTGATTCTTGATCAGGAAAATGGTCCGCAACCGCAATCACTGGAGTTCAATCCGAACTATCTGGCGTTGATTCGCGAGGGGATGGAAGCCGCCGTGAATGAAGTCGGTGGTACCGCCCGTGTTGCCCGCTTCTCCAATTTCAAAATTGCGGGAAAAACAGCGACGGTCCAGGTGATCGGGCATACCAATATGAGTAAAAAACTGGAAGAAAGTGAAGAAATTGAAGAAATATACCAGAATCATGCGTGGTTCATTGCTTTTGGTCCGGTAGAAGATCCACAAATTGGAGTGACCGTGCTGGTCGAACATGGTGGTGCCGGTTCAAGTGGCGCCGGGCCGATTGCGCGTAAAATATTTGAGTTTTATATCAATCATCGCTACCACCAGACAGCCTCCACACCTGCCAGTCCTTTTAAAGACCGGTTACAGGCCGCCTTCAACAACTGA
- the mreD gene encoding rod shape-determining protein MreD, whose protein sequence is MIYLFWFICGILGLWFNVILSEYVSVFGLKPNILLTVMLVMTLQHPALFLAFLGIFMGITLDSFSHGMQGIYGTSFFITLILTRFVSNAFYEKNIFSTMLFVFVLSAFEGAVSLFLLGIFNEEQSWSFLFLGTVLPVSGLHTLVSPVIFLALIKGEQIFHLNSRNAL, encoded by the coding sequence ATGATATATTTATTCTGGTTTATCTGTGGAATACTTGGTCTCTGGTTCAATGTGATCCTTAGTGAGTATGTCTCGGTTTTTGGCTTGAAACCCAATATCCTGTTGACCGTCATGCTTGTCATGACGTTGCAGCATCCGGCTTTGTTTTTGGCTTTTCTGGGCATCTTCATGGGAATTACGCTGGATTCGTTTTCACATGGCATGCAGGGAATCTATGGAACTTCTTTTTTTATAACATTGATTCTGACCAGATTTGTGAGTAACGCTTTTTATGAAAAAAATATTTTTTCAACCATGCTTTTTGTCTTTGTACTGTCAGCTTTTGAAGGTGCGGTGAGCCTCTTTCTGTTGGGAATCTTCAATGAAGAGCAATCATGGAGTTTCCTGTTTCTGGGCACCGTTTTACCAGTATCGGGGCTACACACCCTGGTGTCACCGGTTATTTTTCTCGCGCTGATCAAAGGTGAACAGATTTTTCATCTCAATTCCCGTAACGCTCTATGA
- the mreC gene encoding rod shape-determining protein MreC, whose protein sequence is MLDLIKKYRLFLAILATLITLLGFLFQSGQYSENPKLQTVSHLLAYPVQMLFHNSVNSVNGVIQSYVNLVNLHKENEQLKNEVQHLKEELNHYLEESIHYNRLKVQLEFAEENPEKKVFAEVIGESVDNFHQVLLINRGSEHGIQRNFPVILKEGVVGRIQSVSPYQASVQLILDQRNRFPAIVQRSRAKGIVYGINEGLELRRIDLRADVQVGDRVITNGLSGLFPKGLLVGIVNQVEHEEHELFQVARITPVVDFDKIEEVFVILKNTHTASLLSRQ, encoded by the coding sequence ATGCTGGACCTTATAAAAAAATACAGGCTATTCCTTGCCATTCTGGCCACATTGATCACTCTGCTCGGTTTTTTATTTCAAAGCGGGCAATATTCTGAAAATCCTAAACTTCAAACAGTCTCACATCTCCTGGCTTATCCGGTTCAAATGCTGTTTCATAACAGTGTGAATAGTGTGAATGGTGTGATTCAGTCCTATGTCAATCTGGTGAATCTTCACAAGGAAAATGAACAACTCAAGAATGAAGTCCAGCACCTGAAAGAAGAACTGAACCATTATCTGGAAGAATCCATTCATTATAACAGATTGAAAGTTCAACTCGAATTTGCGGAAGAGAATCCGGAAAAAAAGGTGTTTGCGGAAGTCATTGGGGAATCTGTGGATAATTTCCATCAGGTACTCCTCATCAATCGTGGCTCAGAACATGGTATTCAGCGCAATTTCCCTGTGATTCTGAAAGAAGGTGTTGTGGGACGGATTCAGTCTGTTTCGCCGTATCAGGCTTCTGTGCAACTCATTCTCGACCAGCGAAACCGTTTCCCGGCAATTGTACAGCGGTCAAGAGCAAAAGGCATCGTGTATGGGATCAATGAGGGCCTTGAATTGAGGCGAATTGACCTGCGCGCTGATGTTCAGGTGGGCGACCGTGTGATCACCAATGGCTTGAGCGGTCTGTTTCCCAAAGGACTCCTGGTGGGGATTGTGAACCAGGTGGAACATGAAGAACATGAATTGTTTCAGGTTGCGCGTATCACCCCTGTCGTGGATTTTGACAAGATTGAAGAAGTTTTTGTGATACTGAAAAATACACACACCGCCTCCTTGCTGTCCCGTCAATGA
- a CDS encoding homoserine dehydrogenase, with protein sequence MTNRIFRVAIAGLGTIGSGVAEVLLKQIEQGAPFQLAAILEKYPDSPNCKVLHEQYPSLFTTDADKVLSDPSIDILVETIGGKTFARELITRALENGKHVVTANKDLIASHGKELLELAGKQQRYLLFEASVGGAIPVLRLLQDYFYVRDIQEVLGIVNGTTNYILSKMSSKGVGFSQALSDAQHKGYAEPDPTNDIKGYDARYKLVILTWLITGIWLNVDDIHVEGIDFLDAEDFDYAARMDRQIKLIACMKQEAGNLQAFVLPLLVPKNHALAQTSGATNIIVLKEKNAKEIAVTGQGAGKLPTATAILADIYKIIRYPHIAEIPYPSSSLKFLPFPEYEFKHTLRLDVYDRPGIVGHIGTVLSRYGINIYALEQLPKYHQVNREGKHTVIFTISLEPCKEELLQNAVREIENADYIAESIVILRELPGDFS encoded by the coding sequence ATGACAAATCGTATTTTTCGTGTCGCCATTGCCGGACTTGGAACAATCGGAAGCGGCGTTGCTGAAGTTTTACTGAAACAAATTGAACAGGGTGCGCCATTTCAACTGGCGGCAATCCTGGAAAAATATCCCGATTCCCCCAACTGCAAGGTGTTGCATGAACAATATCCGTCATTGTTTACCACCGATGCGGACAAAGTCCTTTCGGATCCATCGATCGATATTCTGGTGGAAACCATTGGCGGCAAAACATTCGCCCGTGAACTGATCACCCGTGCGCTGGAAAATGGTAAACATGTGGTCACGGCAAACAAGGATCTGATCGCGTCACATGGAAAAGAACTGCTGGAACTTGCCGGTAAACAACAACGATACCTGCTGTTTGAAGCCAGTGTTGGTGGAGCGATTCCGGTGTTGCGGTTGTTACAGGATTATTTTTATGTCAGGGACATTCAGGAAGTATTGGGGATTGTGAATGGCACCACCAACTATATTCTGAGTAAAATGTCCTCCAAAGGTGTGGGTTTTTCCCAGGCACTCTCGGATGCCCAGCATAAAGGCTATGCCGAACCAGATCCGACCAATGACATCAAAGGCTATGACGCACGTTACAAGCTGGTCATCCTGACATGGCTCATCACAGGCATATGGCTGAATGTAGATGACATTCATGTGGAAGGAATTGACTTTCTGGACGCAGAAGATTTTGATTATGCGGCCCGCATGGACCGGCAAATCAAACTCATTGCCTGTATGAAACAGGAGGCCGGCAATCTACAGGCTTTTGTGTTGCCGTTGCTGGTTCCCAAAAATCATGCGTTGGCCCAAACATCGGGAGCAACCAATATCATTGTGCTCAAAGAAAAGAACGCCAAAGAAATCGCGGTGACCGGACAAGGTGCTGGAAAACTGCCGACAGCGACAGCGATTCTGGCCGATATCTACAAAATCATCCGTTATCCCCATATCGCTGAAATTCCCTATCCGTCGAGTTCACTAAAATTTTTGCCATTTCCGGAATATGAATTCAAACATACCTTGCGACTGGATGTCTATGACCGACCGGGTATTGTGGGGCATATTGGCACGGTTCTGTCACGCTATGGAATTAATATTTACGCGCTGGAACAACTGCCTAAATATCATCAGGTGAACAGGGAAGGTAAACACACTGTCATCTTTACAATTTCACTGGAACCCTGCAAAGAAGAGCTATTGCAAAATGCGGTCAGAGAAATTGAAAACGCGGATTATATCGCTGAGTCTATTGTTATTTTACGGGAACTCCCCGGAGATTTTTCATAA
- a CDS encoding RidA family protein: MSERTPVFTSTAPTPVGPYSQAIRTGNLLFVSGQIAIDPATGKLVLESFDAQCRQVLENLKAVVTAGNSTMGKVLKVTVFMKDLRQFEMFNQIYAEYFNEAKPARSCVEVSALPKGVDIEIEAITLID; encoded by the coding sequence ATGTCAGAAAGAACCCCGGTTTTTACCTCAACCGCACCCACTCCGGTAGGTCCCTATTCCCAGGCGATCCGGACGGGTAACCTGTTATTCGTATCAGGTCAGATCGCAATTGATCCGGCAACAGGGAAACTCGTGCTGGAATCGTTTGACGCGCAATGCCGTCAGGTGCTGGAAAACCTGAAGGCTGTCGTGACGGCCGGAAATTCTACCATGGGAAAAGTGCTCAAAGTTACAGTTTTCATGAAGGATTTGCGTCAATTTGAAATGTTCAATCAAATCTATGCCGAATATTTCAATGAGGCCAAACCTGCCCGAAGTTGTGTGGAAGTCAGTGCTTTACCCAAAGGCGTTGACATTGAAATAGAAGCCATAACACTGATTGACTAA
- a CDS encoding response regulator yields MTVKVLITDDSPSMRSLLAEFLSPLEVEIILASNGEECVEKASHLLPDLITLDIQMPGINGITTCSLIKKLPNTSLIPIMMITSVDDDATKTRAFEAGAIEYVVKPFSPEYLRERVTSILQPSRPQQFQSDETVDIQRVLVAEDTRSIMAIYKFLLPQIQCELIPCEDGQIAWNTLQNEYKTLDLIVSDINMPNMNGIEFVTKVRGDSRFDQIPIIMSTTVSETEQIKNLLQIGVNDYIIKPFSHEEFNARVSSHLRTRRLMENQEKLNHELHQLNEVLEEKVRQRTREIRDANVDTIFMLALASDAKDKDTANHVRRVRFYSEALATKLGYDAAAAEEVGYSSMMHDVGKIAIPDNILNKPGKLTDEEWVVMRTHTTEGAKILGDRPFFFAARQIANFHHERYDGTGYPKKLKGEDIPMAARIVTVADVYDALCSRRVYKEAWDESKVIEELRRSAGSHLDPAVVEAFLELVENGTIDKIREQFPN; encoded by the coding sequence ATGACCGTTAAAGTACTCATTACTGATGACAGTCCTTCCATGAGAAGCCTGCTTGCCGAATTTTTGTCACCTCTGGAGGTCGAAATCATTCTGGCAAGCAATGGGGAAGAGTGTGTGGAAAAAGCCTCACACCTGCTTCCGGATCTCATCACGCTGGATATTCAGATGCCCGGGATCAATGGAATCACAACCTGTTCACTCATCAAAAAACTTCCCAATACCAGTCTGATTCCCATCATGATGATCACCTCCGTGGATGATGACGCCACAAAAACCAGAGCTTTTGAAGCCGGGGCCATTGAATATGTCGTCAAGCCCTTTTCGCCTGAATATCTCCGGGAGCGTGTCACGTCCATCCTTCAACCGTCACGTCCACAGCAGTTTCAGTCTGATGAAACTGTTGACATTCAGCGGGTTCTGGTTGCGGAAGACACACGGTCCATCATGGCAATCTACAAATTTTTACTGCCACAGATTCAATGTGAATTGATTCCCTGTGAAGATGGCCAGATTGCATGGAACACACTCCAGAATGAATATAAAACGCTTGATCTGATTGTCAGTGACATCAACATGCCCAACATGAATGGGATTGAATTCGTGACCAAAGTCAGAGGTGATTCCCGGTTTGATCAGATTCCAATCATCATGTCCACCACCGTGAGTGAAACAGAACAGATCAAGAATCTGCTACAGATCGGTGTCAATGACTACATCATCAAACCGTTTTCTCATGAGGAATTCAATGCCCGGGTGAGTTCGCACCTGAGAACACGCCGGCTGATGGAAAATCAGGAAAAACTCAACCATGAACTCCACCAACTCAATGAAGTTCTGGAAGAAAAAGTTCGCCAGCGTACCCGTGAAATCCGGGATGCCAACGTGGATACGATCTTCATGCTGGCTCTTGCCAGTGATGCCAAGGATAAAGATACGGCCAACCATGTACGCCGTGTCAGGTTTTACTCGGAAGCGCTTGCGACAAAACTGGGCTATGATGCCGCTGCCGCGGAAGAAGTTGGCTATTCCAGTATGATGCACGATGTCGGCAAAATTGCGATTCCCGACAACATCCTCAATAAACCCGGCAAATTGACTGACGAAGAATGGGTTGTCATGAGAACGCATACCACTGAAGGTGCTAAAATTCTCGGGGATCGGCCCTTCTTTTTCGCGGCACGCCAAATCGCGAATTTTCACCATGAACGCTATGATGGCACGGGCTACCCCAAAAAATTAAAAGGGGAAGATATCCCTATGGCCGCCCGGATTGTCACTGTGGCCGATGTGTATGACGCGCTGTGTTCTCGCCGGGTCTACAAAGAAGCCTGGGATGAAAGCAAGGTGATCGAGGAACTTCGCAGAAGCGCGGGTTCTCATTTAGATCCTGCGGTTGTAGAGGCTTTTCTCGAACTGGTCGAAAATGGAACCATCGACAAAATTCGCGAACAATTCCCTAATTAA
- a CDS encoding NADH:flavin oxidoreductase encodes MFTSFNLLGMEFKNRILASPMLSNQANTDGTINAELIRHYLSLARQGVGMIIVESAYVARQGRAHVTQLGISDEEHLDGLEKLIKGLKKEGCVAGIRLVHSGAKTSEEICGEQPVGPSVISFGKDYDTSREFDEGDCEEIRLFFTHAAERAEEVGFDFIEINASQNWLLDQCMLTRFNNRDDDYGIQSMPTRLKLTTDIIQSIKQRVSKKMPISYYFTVHDKLEDNYTLEDLEEMITILANSGVDIFHPVTIHVMNKFLETDQSFLEWLSGRTKQCLLAEGNIKSPQVLKDIYALKIAQFYAIDRTLFSRPQWYQFLRKKMLTM; translated from the coding sequence ATGTTTACATCGTTCAATTTATTGGGAATGGAATTTAAAAACCGTATCCTTGCGTCACCGATGCTTTCGAATCAGGCAAACACGGACGGAACCATCAATGCGGAACTGATCCGGCATTACCTCAGTCTTGCCCGGCAGGGAGTGGGCATGATCATTGTGGAATCGGCCTATGTTGCCCGGCAGGGCAGGGCGCATGTCACCCAACTCGGTATTTCAGATGAAGAACATCTGGACGGACTGGAAAAACTGATCAAAGGCCTGAAAAAAGAAGGCTGTGTTGCCGGTATTCGTCTGGTGCACAGTGGTGCGAAAACATCAGAGGAGATCTGTGGAGAACAACCTGTTGGACCTTCCGTGATCAGCTTTGGCAAAGATTATGATACCAGTCGTGAGTTTGACGAGGGGGACTGTGAGGAAATCCGCTTGTTTTTTACCCATGCCGCAGAACGTGCTGAAGAAGTCGGTTTTGATTTTATTGAAATCAACGCGTCCCAGAACTGGTTACTGGATCAATGCATGTTAACCCGCTTCAACAACCGCGATGATGACTATGGCATCCAGTCCATGCCCACGCGGCTGAAATTGACTACGGATATCATCCAGTCGATCAAACAGCGTGTTTCCAAAAAAATGCCGATCAGTTATTATTTCACCGTGCATGACAAACTGGAAGACAACTACACACTGGAAGACCTGGAAGAAATGATCACGATCCTGGCCAATAGCGGCGTGGATATTTTTCATCCGGTAACCATCCATGTGATGAACAAATTTCTGGAAACGGATCAAAGTTTTCTGGAATGGTTATCAGGGCGCACCAAACAGTGTCTGCTGGCGGAAGGAAACATCAAATCACCACAGGTGCTCAAGGATATTTACGCACTGAAAATCGCTCAGTTTTATGCCATTGACCGGACACTCTTTTCACGCCCGCAATGGTACCAGTTTCTCAGAAAAAAAATGCTTACCATGTGA
- a CDS encoding phosphoribosyl-ATP diphosphatase, with protein sequence MTPSGTFEKIFQIILERKQQGDTQNSYVARLMDKGLDSILKKVGEESAEVIIAAKNGTTKDCIHEVTDLWFHSMVLMVQLGLSLEDIAQEFEKRFGRSGLEEKASRGA encoded by the coding sequence ATGACACCCTCCGGTACATTCGAAAAAATATTTCAGATAATTCTGGAAAGAAAACAGCAAGGGGACACTCAAAATTCGTATGTGGCACGATTGATGGATAAAGGTTTGGATTCCATTTTAAAAAAAGTGGGGGAAGAATCCGCCGAAGTGATCATTGCCGCAAAAAATGGAACGACGAAAGATTGCATCCATGAAGTGACCGATTTATGGTTTCACAGCATGGTGCTGATGGTTCAACTGGGTCTTTCGCTGGAAGATATCGCACAAGAGTTTGAAAAACGGTTTGGACGTTCCGGATTGGAAGAAAAAGCCAGTCGTGGAGCATAG